A genome region from Clostridium pasteurianum includes the following:
- a CDS encoding ABC transporter permease: protein MNFINIVKFDIKNTLKNPMLIIINTIFPIMTIGIIGFITRNGYGSENISSYDYYGVTLMIFMGLMLSMTATNVFLEESVRKGNTRIVYAPISKTEIYLSKIIASYIIGAVSYAAIMLAGQYFVNINFGGKNILYIIFLINVLSFFGSCLGVLFCCIFKSEQGANGVMQIPILVFVFLGGVFFPIASLGKSFEALSNISPLRWITQCAFQIIYDNDFSLYLTSIVVTIFAAIICIILCQIIFKPEEYV, encoded by the coding sequence ATGAATTTTATAAATATAGTTAAATTTGATATCAAAAATACTCTTAAAAACCCTATGCTTATAATTATAAATACCATATTTCCCATAATGACAATTGGCATCATAGGATTTATTACAAGAAATGGGTATGGTTCAGAAAATATAAGTTCATATGATTATTATGGAGTTACACTTATGATTTTTATGGGACTTATGCTTTCTATGACGGCAACAAATGTATTTTTGGAGGAAAGCGTACGAAAAGGGAATACAAGAATAGTGTATGCGCCTATTTCTAAGACGGAAATATATTTATCCAAAATTATAGCAAGTTATATTATTGGGGCAGTTTCATATGCAGCTATAATGCTTGCAGGTCAATATTTTGTGAATATTAATTTTGGTGGAAAAAATATATTATATATTATATTTTTAATTAATGTACTTTCCTTTTTTGGCTCCTGTCTTGGTGTGTTATTTTGCTGCATATTTAAAAGCGAGCAAGGTGCAAATGGAGTAATGCAAATTCCTATTTTAGTATTTGTTTTTCTAGGCGGGGTATTTTTTCCTATAGCAAGCCTTGGAAAAAGTTTTGAAGCTTTATCTAACATATCTCCTTTAAGATGGATTACACAGTGTGCTTTTCAAATAATTTATGATAATGACTTTAGCCTATATTTGACAAGCATAGTTGTAACTATATTTGCAGCAATAATCTGCATAATACTATGCCAAATTATTTTTAAACCGGAGGAGTATGTGTAA
- a CDS encoding response regulator transcription factor: MNKSVNIIIVEDDNDINNMLKILIEKRGYNVVQAYSGTEAFLYIKAHEFQLVLLDLMLPGMNGEELLKKIRRISQVPVIVISAKLSKETKVDMLRIGADDYITKPFDMDEVDARIYSNLRRYMDFQNGNVFSKNIVYKDIILDREAKEVSVNGKKLVLTNREYNILEVLILNPKKIFSKANLFESVWGDTYMGDDNTLNVHMSNLRNKLLKANPKEEYIETVWGMGYKLKS, from the coding sequence ATGAATAAAAGTGTAAACATAATCATTGTAGAAGATGATAATGATATAAATAATATGCTTAAAATACTTATAGAAAAAAGGGGATATAATGTTGTACAAGCCTATTCGGGTACAGAGGCATTCCTTTACATTAAAGCTCATGAATTTCAACTTGTTCTTCTCGACCTAATGCTTCCTGGAATGAATGGTGAAGAGCTTTTAAAGAAGATAAGGAGGATAAGTCAGGTACCTGTTATTGTGATTTCAGCAAAACTTTCAAAAGAAACGAAAGTTGATATGTTAAGGATAGGCGCAGATGATTATATAACTAAACCTTTCGATATGGATGAGGTGGATGCTAGAATATATTCAAATCTTAGAAGATATATGGATTTTCAAAATGGTAATGTTTTTAGTAAAAATATAGTCTATAAGGATATAATTCTGGATAGAGAAGCCAAAGAGGTTTCTGTAAATGGAAAAAAACTTGTGCTTACTAACAGAGAATATAATATTTTAGAAGTTTTAATTTTAAATCCTAAAAAGATATTTTCAAAGGCGAATTTATTTGAAAGTGTATGGGGAGATACTTATATGGGTGATGATAACACTTTGAATGTACATATGAGCAACTTAAGAAACAAGCTCTTGAAAGCTAATCCAAAGGAAGAGTACATAGAGACAGTATGGGGGATGGGATATAAACTTAAAAGTTAG
- a CDS encoding ABC transporter ATP-binding protein, whose protein sequence is MEEIVLKTVNLTKRYKSKNVVNGVNVTIKKGDIYGFIGQNGAGKTTFMRLVAGLIFKSEGSIDIFGENDEGKIEEERERMGCLIEKPALFSFSSVYENLEINRMQKGIPGKECIDKVLKMVGLYEEKNKAVRKLSFGMKQKLGIAIALLGDPEFLILDEPINGLDPMSIIGVRELLTKLNREYGVTILISSHILSELYQFANVYGIIHKGRLIEQITSKELNERCKKFLYIKTDDADKAVFVIENKLKTQNYEVLPENVIKLYDYLDSPGEVSSTLSKNGSIVEEITLKGDDLEIYFSKLIGGRCDV, encoded by the coding sequence ATGGAAGAAATAGTACTTAAAACGGTTAATTTAACTAAGCGATACAAAAGTAAAAATGTAGTAAATGGTGTAAATGTAACTATTAAAAAAGGTGATATATATGGATTTATCGGCCAAAATGGTGCAGGTAAAACTACATTTATGAGATTAGTAGCAGGACTTATATTTAAAAGTGAAGGTTCAATTGATATTTTTGGAGAAAATGATGAGGGAAAAATAGAAGAAGAAAGAGAGAGAATGGGATGCCTTATAGAAAAACCAGCACTTTTCAGTTTTTCTAGTGTATATGAAAATCTAGAGATTAACAGGATGCAAAAAGGCATTCCAGGGAAAGAATGCATAGATAAAGTTCTTAAGATGGTCGGACTTTATGAGGAGAAGAATAAGGCTGTAAGGAAACTTTCATTTGGTATGAAACAAAAACTTGGAATAGCTATAGCACTTTTAGGAGACCCAGAGTTTTTGATTCTGGATGAGCCAATTAACGGACTTGATCCTATGAGTATAATTGGAGTACGTGAACTTCTAACTAAGTTAAATAGAGAATATGGAGTTACAATTTTAATATCAAGTCATATATTGAGTGAATTATATCAGTTTGCAAATGTGTATGGAATAATTCATAAAGGAAGGTTAATAGAGCAAATAACTTCAAAGGAATTGAATGAAAGGTGCAAAAAATTCTTATATATAAAAACTGATGATGCAGATAAGGCTGTTTTTGTAATTGAAAATAAATTAAAAACTCAAAATTATGAGGTTTTACCGGAAAATGTTATAAAATTATATGATTATTTGGATTCACCAGGCGAGGTATCATCTACTCTATCTAAAAATGGCAGCATAGTTGAGGAAATAACACTAAAGGGAGATGATTTAGAAATTTATTTTTCTAAATTGATAGGGGGTAGATGCGATGTATAA
- a CDS encoding glycoside hydrolase family 73 protein, whose translation MINPKLNLNRKTKTINIKAVSVIMLIILASILCFIVSHSLNRKPNITPVDKAAIARKKFINTVAPYAEDVYKQDKIFASITLAQAMLESDTGNSKLTKKANNLFGIKANKYWTGNTIQMPTKENYNGKEVVEKATFRAYSNWDESIEDHTNFLKKNSIYAEHGVFSAANYEQQAQAIQAAGYATDPNYAKELITLIKKYKLYKYDNVK comes from the coding sequence ATGATAAATCCTAAATTGAATTTAAATAGAAAAACAAAGACTATAAATATAAAAGCAGTTTCAGTAATAATGCTTATTATTTTAGCATCCATATTATGTTTCATAGTTAGCCATTCACTTAATAGAAAACCAAATATAACTCCAGTAGATAAAGCTGCAATTGCAAGAAAGAAATTTATTAATACCGTGGCACCTTATGCAGAAGACGTTTATAAACAGGATAAAATATTTGCTTCAATTACTTTAGCACAAGCTATGCTTGAAAGTGATACAGGTAATTCTAAATTAACTAAAAAAGCTAATAATTTATTTGGCATAAAAGCCAATAAATATTGGACAGGCAATACTATTCAAATGCCAACAAAAGAAAATTACAATGGAAAAGAAGTAGTTGAAAAGGCTACATTTCGTGCTTATAGTAATTGGGATGAGAGCATTGAAGATCACACAAACTTTTTAAAGAAAAACAGCATTTATGCGGAGCATGGAGTATTTTCAGCAGCTAATTATGAGCAGCAGGCACAAGCAATTCAAGCAGCTGGATATGCTACAGATCCAAACTATGCAAAAGAACTTATAACGCTAATAAAAAAGTATAAATTATATAAATACGATAATGTTAAATAG
- a CDS encoding Cof-type HAD-IIB family hydrolase produces MSKYKMLCLDIDGTLLNSMHKISKETKEKINAAANQGIIVVLVSARMPEGIVYLQEELGVEQPIICYSGSLILGKGGDILLNKFIPSNIVDTVYNFTEEMNVHMSLYKDDKWYIKGDDEWSKQESDITHIVPNVTDFIRLLDEWKKYNLGPNKILCMSDPDNINVLNRKVSGKLSSYVNVYPSKATYLEIMPKSSSKTSAIEYLSTKLNISRSEIIAIGDNYNDVDMIQYAGLGIAMGNAPDKVKDFADDVTLTNDDNGVAAAIEKYIIFK; encoded by the coding sequence ATGAGTAAATATAAAATGTTATGTTTAGACATTGATGGCACATTACTTAATTCTATGCATAAAATTTCTAAAGAGACAAAAGAGAAAATAAATGCAGCTGCAAATCAAGGAATAATTGTAGTGCTGGTTTCAGCTAGAATGCCGGAGGGGATAGTATATTTACAAGAAGAATTAGGAGTAGAACAGCCTATAATTTGCTATAGTGGTTCTTTAATCTTAGGTAAGGGGGGAGATATACTTTTAAATAAATTTATTCCATCTAATATAGTAGATACAGTATATAATTTCACAGAAGAAATGAATGTACACATGAGTTTATATAAAGATGATAAGTGGTATATAAAAGGTGATGATGAGTGGTCCAAGCAAGAAAGTGACATAACACATATTGTTCCTAATGTAACGGACTTTATCAGATTATTGGATGAATGGAAAAAATATAATCTTGGACCAAATAAAATTTTATGCATGTCGGATCCTGATAACATAAATGTATTAAATAGAAAAGTTTCAGGAAAATTATCAAGCTATGTAAACGTATATCCGTCTAAAGCAACATACTTAGAAATCATGCCTAAATCATCATCAAAGACAAGTGCAATAGAGTATTTATCCACAAAATTAAATATAAGTAGATCAGAGATAATTGCAATAGGGGATAATTATAATGATGTTGACATGATTCAGTATGCTGGACTTGGAATTGCAATGGGAAATGCGCCAGATAAAGTTAAGGATTTTGCTGATGATGTAACTTTAACTAATGATGATAATGGAGTAGCTGCTGCAATAGAAAAATATATAATTTTTAAATAA
- a CDS encoding sensor histidine kinase, with product MIFLLIVLVIFLGVLLVRNYLIDRELNRISEKLEDINKENSHEKLKVALINKKIERLSNAINKTIEIRIKSEADKVKSEDKLRQAIADMSHDLRTPLTAIKGYIKFLKTEDLNDTERGQYIEIIEKRAATLEILLNDFYSLSLIDSHDFKLNIEKVDISRAVQEIMFSRYIDFENKGIEPEININDNIVYIAADKNALERTIDNLITNAIKYAENNIKVTLSTHGRSVFLKIDNNSNNLKNCNVNSIFDRFYMADKTRSGQGTGLGLSITKELVDKMNGKITAKIINDVISICVEFDMIKREG from the coding sequence ATGATATTTTTATTAATTGTATTAGTTATTTTTTTAGGTGTTTTACTTGTCCGTAATTATTTAATAGACAGGGAATTAAATAGAATATCTGAGAAGCTTGAAGATATTAACAAGGAAAATAGTCATGAAAAATTAAAGGTTGCTTTAATAAATAAGAAAATTGAAAGACTTTCTAATGCCATAAATAAGACAATTGAAATTAGAATTAAAAGTGAAGCTGACAAGGTTAAATCGGAGGACAAATTAAGGCAGGCAATTGCTGATATGTCACATGATCTTAGAACACCACTGACGGCAATTAAGGGATATATTAAATTTTTAAAGACGGAAGATTTGAATGATACTGAGAGAGGACAGTACATAGAAATTATAGAAAAAAGAGCAGCTACTTTGGAAATTCTTTTAAATGATTTTTACAGTTTATCGCTAATTGATTCTCATGATTTTAAACTTAATATTGAAAAGGTTGATATATCAAGAGCAGTCCAGGAGATAATGTTCTCAAGGTATATAGATTTTGAAAATAAAGGGATAGAGCCTGAAATTAATATAAATGACAACATAGTTTATATAGCAGCAGATAAAAATGCTTTAGAAAGAACAATAGATAATTTAATTACCAATGCTATTAAATATGCTGAAAATAATATAAAGGTCACCTTGTCTACTCATGGAAGAAGTGTATTTCTAAAAATAGACAATAATTCCAATAATCTAAAAAATTGTAATGTAAATAGTATTTTTGATAGATTTTATATGGCGGATAAAACACGTTCAGGACAGGGTACAGGTCTTGGACTATCTATAACCAAAGAACTTGTAGATAAAATGAACGGCAAAATTACAGCAAAGATAATTAATGATGTTATTAGTATATGTGTAGAATTTGATATGATAAAAAGGGAAGGATAA
- a CDS encoding ABC transporter permease, producing the protein MYNLLKVEFYKLKHSKIFYMLCILMIMQSLCVLIPVKENFLRVKSGCDMFLFAIELQEGIFHLFVIGILSYYITNEFYSGNIRNLIASGHKRVNIVFAKTIVFCTGVVLVSFIFPVGTLIINTLKNGYGTNFDLVKFIEIIIILIFAYAAMGVIWVLISFLTKNVFVTIASCYVIDIINRAGMALSLKSKEVDYFYSKTVFSIPRAVRYDKFNFNIDFKMIFMSLITIIVCVILSCIFFRKSDVK; encoded by the coding sequence ATGTATAATCTTTTGAAGGTTGAGTTTTATAAATTAAAGCATTCTAAAATTTTTTATATGCTGTGTATACTTATGATTATGCAAAGTCTATGTGTACTAATTCCAGTAAAAGAGAATTTCCTTAGAGTTAAAAGTGGTTGTGATATGTTTTTATTTGCAATTGAATTACAGGAGGGTATATTCCATCTATTTGTTATTGGAATTCTTTCTTACTATATTACAAATGAGTTTTATTCAGGCAATATAAGAAATTTAATTGCTTCCGGTCATAAGAGAGTAAACATTGTGTTTGCTAAGACAATTGTATTTTGTACTGGAGTGGTTTTAGTTAGTTTTATATTTCCTGTAGGTACTCTTATTATAAATACCCTTAAAAATGGATATGGCACTAATTTTGATTTAGTAAAGTTTATTGAAATTATTATAATTTTAATTTTTGCATATGCAGCTATGGGTGTTATTTGGGTTTTAATTTCCTTTTTAACTAAAAACGTATTTGTTACAATAGCTTCATGTTATGTTATAGATATTATAAATAGAGCTGGAATGGCTCTATCATTGAAGAGTAAGGAAGTTGATTATTTTTACAGCAAAACAGTTTTCTCTATACCGAGGGCTGTAAGATATGATAAATTTAATTTTAATATTGATTTTAAAATGATATTTATGTCTTTAATTACAATAATAGTTTGTGTAATATTAAGCTGCATTTTTTTTAGAAAATCAGATGTAAAATAA
- a CDS encoding DUF3298 and DUF4163 domain-containing protein, with amino-acid sequence MYYIYYGDSRNSEGQYTNGKAVLNEQNLVPQKFNIKYPFVVNENNDMVKTKVNEEIIDAVGELFKNQVLLPEKTDFIEIFGTYEIGVNKNYILSILFSIYTYVYHAAHGLTVYSSITINTKTGKTYSFSDLFNPKMNYLGVLTLMVNKYIKDNNIQLINDFKGVTNNQEFYLTDKNLILYYQVYEYTPYYYGIFKVPIPYTEIKNILSPMSPINSLS; translated from the coding sequence ATGTACTATATATATTATGGAGACTCTAGGAATAGTGAGGGACAGTATACAAATGGAAAGGCAGTTTTAAATGAACAGAACCTTGTACCCCAAAAGTTCAACATAAAGTATCCTTTTGTAGTTAATGAAAATAATGATATGGTAAAAACAAAAGTAAATGAAGAAATAATAGATGCAGTTGGTGAACTTTTTAAAAATCAAGTTTTACTTCCTGAAAAGACGGATTTTATTGAGATTTTTGGTACTTATGAAATAGGTGTTAATAAAAATTACATTCTGAGTATTTTATTTAGTATTTATACTTATGTATATCATGCAGCACATGGACTTACTGTATATTCGTCTATAACTATAAATACTAAGACAGGTAAAACATATAGTTTTAGTGATTTATTCAATCCTAAAATGAATTACTTGGGTGTTTTAACTTTAATGGTAAACAAATATATTAAGGATAATAATATTCAGCTTATAAATGATTTTAAAGGAGTTACAAACAATCAGGAATTTTATTTAACGGATAAAAATCTTATACTATATTATCAGGTTTATGAGTATACACCTTATTACTATGGAATATTCAAGGTTCCGATACCTTATACTGAAATAAAAAATATTTTAAGTCCTATGAGTCCTATAAATAGTCTAAGTTAA
- a CDS encoding DeoR/GlpR family DNA-binding transcription regulator has translation MYQEERIEKILQYLNEHNSMSVQKICGINNVSRDTARRDIIKLTEQGAVIRTHGGISLPGLKNTIKAYRERIEAYSDEKKNIAQKALEFIDEEGHYFLDVSTTVRFMAEYLNKKITVATHSLDNIEIISEKEDINLISFGGYLNRKNRFFYRSNFKDYFDGMYFDAAFLGAAAIMKDGIYYEDEEDADIKRAVVKHTKKNIVLADHKKFACSSYYKGSSFENIDIIITDEKPSKAFLQIIHDENIELIIV, from the coding sequence ATGTATCAGGAAGAAAGAATTGAAAAAATATTACAGTACTTAAATGAGCACAATAGCATGTCTGTACAAAAAATCTGTGGGATAAATAATGTATCTAGAGATACTGCAAGAAGAGACATTATAAAGTTAACCGAGCAAGGTGCTGTAATTCGTACTCATGGAGGAATTAGTTTACCAGGACTAAAAAATACAATAAAAGCATACAGGGAAAGAATTGAAGCTTATTCAGATGAAAAGAAAAATATAGCACAAAAGGCATTAGAATTTATTGATGAAGAAGGTCATTACTTTTTGGATGTTTCTACAACAGTGCGCTTTATGGCAGAATATTTAAATAAAAAAATTACTGTAGCTACTCATTCACTTGATAATATAGAAATAATTTCAGAAAAAGAAGATATTAATTTAATTTCTTTTGGAGGATATTTAAACAGAAAAAATCGCTTTTTTTATAGATCTAATTTTAAAGATTATTTTGATGGAATGTATTTTGATGCTGCTTTTTTAGGAGCGGCAGCTATAATGAAGGATGGAATATATTACGAAGATGAGGAAGACGCAGATATAAAGCGTGCAGTTGTAAAACATACTAAAAAAAATATTGTTTTAGCAGATCATAAAAAATTCGCATGTTCAAGTTATTACAAAGGTAGTAGTTTTGAAAATATAGATATCATTATAACAGATGAGAAGCCTTCCAAAGCTTTTCTTCAAATTATACATGATGAAAACATTGAATTGATAATTGTTTAA
- a CDS encoding ABC transporter permease: MNVINLLKNNVKRIMSQKAIIIVAVIVVPIMIALGVLFSSKAQPKAQIALVTNRNKTFPKNDKVQIDVMSKKPVKSKLLLSEYAAIVEEKSDGSYKVTTLKNKEDKNKIEEFFKGGKITETQKDKENERGAGTNILGFITMIILMQGVALMILFTEDKSLNTFKRIMTAPVSEGQYISAQGIFTFLGLYIPSYIAVAVTKVFFCVDIGFDLPMLALLIGILSLLSTAFALFLSSAIERETSMAATGIYFVTSILAGCFISFTGNNKILDTICNIIPQKAYMTMSQGIENGSSIFKFKGELIYLIVWIIALWFLGSFITNKKVKQGAY, encoded by the coding sequence ATGAATGTAATTAATTTACTTAAGAATAATGTTAAAAGAATTATGTCACAAAAAGCTATTATTATTGTAGCGGTTATAGTTGTACCAATTATGATTGCACTTGGAGTACTATTTTCGTCAAAAGCACAGCCTAAAGCTCAAATTGCACTAGTAACAAATAGGAATAAAACATTTCCTAAAAATGATAAGGTTCAGATTGATGTTATGAGTAAAAAGCCAGTTAAATCTAAATTACTTCTTTCAGAATATGCTGCAATTGTAGAAGAGAAAAGTGATGGAAGCTATAAAGTGACTACCTTAAAAAATAAAGAAGATAAAAATAAAATAGAAGAGTTTTTTAAAGGAGGTAAAATTACAGAAACTCAAAAAGATAAGGAAAATGAGAGAGGAGCTGGAACCAATATATTAGGTTTTATTACAATGATTATCTTAATGCAGGGTGTAGCGCTAATGATACTTTTCACAGAGGATAAAAGCTTAAATACCTTTAAAAGAATTATGACAGCACCAGTAAGTGAAGGACAGTATATTTCAGCACAGGGAATTTTTACCTTTTTAGGCTTATATATTCCTAGCTATATTGCAGTTGCAGTAACAAAGGTATTTTTTTGCGTAGATATAGGATTTGATCTTCCAATGTTAGCTTTATTAATTGGAATTTTAAGTTTACTTTCTACTGCTTTTGCACTGTTTTTATCATCAGCCATTGAAAGAGAAACTTCTATGGCGGCAACAGGAATTTATTTTGTGACCTCAATACTTGCAGGCTGTTTTATTTCCTTCACTGGAAACAATAAAATTTTAGATACTATATGTAACATTATTCCTCAAAAAGCGTACATGACTATGAGCCAGGGTATAGAAAATGGAAGTAGTATTTTTAAGTTTAAAGGTGAACTTATATATTTGATTGTTTGGATCATAGCTCTTTGGTTTTTAGGAAGCTTTATTACTAATAAAAAAGTTAAGCAAGGTGCTTATTAA
- a CDS encoding ABC transporter ATP-binding protein yields MNNALTVNDLKKVYDGKKGVKGISFKVREGEILGLLGPNGAGKSTTINILATILKADSGEVNILGNDLRKDAKAIKYGIGVVPQDLAIYEEISAEENVRFFASLYKLRGKQLEDNVKEALELVALYDRKDDKPKTFSGGMKRRLNIACAIAHKPKLIIMDEPTVGIDPQSRNHILESIKKLRKNGATIIYSTHYMEEVEAISDRIIIMNEGKIIAEGTKEELKKEVDDQITYSLKVSDISKLKAEKINKIEGVLKTQISENSVNITAEKSNNNFNKIISEISNTDCLIESMTSAEASLETVFLELTGKKLRD; encoded by the coding sequence ATGAATAATGCGCTTACAGTTAACGATTTGAAAAAAGTTTATGATGGTAAGAAAGGTGTTAAAGGCATAAGTTTTAAGGTAAGGGAGGGGGAAATACTTGGCCTTCTTGGGCCAAATGGAGCAGGAAAAAGTACAACTATTAATATTTTAGCTACAATATTAAAAGCGGACAGTGGAGAGGTAAATATACTGGGAAATGACTTGAGAAAGGATGCAAAGGCTATAAAATATGGAATTGGAGTAGTCCCACAGGATTTAGCTATTTACGAGGAAATTTCAGCCGAAGAAAATGTGCGATTCTTTGCAAGCTTATATAAATTAAGGGGTAAACAGCTTGAAGATAATGTAAAAGAAGCACTTGAATTAGTAGCACTTTATGACAGAAAAGATGACAAGCCAAAGACTTTTTCTGGAGGAATGAAGAGAAGACTTAATATAGCCTGTGCTATTGCACATAAACCAAAGCTTATTATTATGGATGAACCAACAGTAGGAATTGATCCACAATCAAGAAATCACATATTAGAGTCCATTAAAAAGCTTAGAAAAAATGGTGCAACTATAATATACTCTACACACTATATGGAAGAGGTAGAGGCAATTTCAGATAGAATTATAATTATGAATGAAGGAAAAATTATTGCAGAGGGTACCAAAGAGGAACTTAAAAAAGAAGTTGATGATCAGATAACCTATTCCCTTAAAGTCAGCGATATAAGTAAGCTAAAAGCTGAGAAAATTAATAAAATCGAAGGGGTATTAAAAACACAAATATCAGAAAATTCAGTTAATATAACTGCAGAAAAATCCAACAATAACTTTAATAAAATAATATCAGAAATATCTAATACAGATTGCTTAATTGAAAGTATGACAAGTGCAGAAGCTTCTTTAGAAACTGTATTTCTAGAACTAACAGGAAAGAAATTGAGAGATTAG
- a CDS encoding damage-control phosphatase ARMT1 family protein gives MKAGVNMKLNFNCIKCNINQVIQVMELFKIERGREEKAIREVLDYLSSTDYDRCNPEVIQGTWKIILKHIGNDNPYADIKKYYNSEVMKIEKEVENIIEKSDDKFNTALKIVIAGNLIDFAASHEFDIKMLEKQISNIEKTKLAIDESEILHECLKNAKSLMYLGDNCGEICLDKLFIKYIKREFPDIKVYFGVRGKAIVNDVTIEDAKMVGMQEVAEVIDNGDGSLGTVISKVNDEFKNKFYDVDVIIAKGQGNYESLCEIDRENIFHLFMAKCGPVAKSLDVKPMSIVCVKNEKRHIW, from the coding sequence ATGAAAGCTGGCGTAAACATGAAATTAAATTTTAATTGTATTAAGTGTAATATAAACCAAGTAATACAGGTCATGGAGTTATTTAAAATTGAAAGAGGTAGAGAAGAAAAAGCTATTAGGGAAGTACTTGATTACTTGAGCAGTACGGATTATGATAGGTGCAATCCAGAGGTTATACAGGGAACATGGAAAATTATACTTAAACATATTGGGAATGACAATCCGTATGCAGATATAAAAAAATATTATAATTCTGAAGTTATGAAAATCGAAAAAGAAGTAGAGAACATAATTGAAAAATCAGATGATAAATTTAATACAGCATTGAAAATTGTTATAGCTGGAAATTTAATTGATTTTGCTGCAAGTCATGAATTTGATATAAAAATGCTTGAAAAACAAATATCCAATATAGAAAAGACAAAGCTTGCTATTGATGAGAGTGAAATTTTGCATGAGTGTTTAAAAAATGCAAAAAGCCTTATGTATTTAGGTGATAACTGTGGAGAAATTTGTTTGGACAAGTTATTCATAAAATATATAAAAAGGGAATTTCCTGATATTAAAGTTTATTTTGGAGTTAGAGGAAAAGCTATAGTTAATGACGTTACTATTGAGGATGCAAAAATGGTAGGTATGCAGGAAGTAGCTGAGGTAATAGATAATGGAGATGGTTCATTGGGTACTGTTATCAGCAAAGTAAATGATGAATTTAAAAATAAATTTTATGATGTAGATGTAATAATAGCAAAGGGACAGGGGAACTATGAAAGTTTATGTGAAATAGATAGAGAGAATATATTTCATCTATTTATGGCGAAGTGCGGTCCGGTTGCTAAATCCTTAGATGTAAAGCCTATGTCCATTGTATGTGTTAAAAATGAAAAAAGGCATATTTGGTAA